In the Eptesicus fuscus isolate TK198812 chromosome 12, DD_ASM_mEF_20220401, whole genome shotgun sequence genome, one interval contains:
- the LOC114234482 gene encoding 40S ribosomal protein S27-like, with the protein MPLARDVLHLSLEEEKKKHKKKWLVQSPNSYFMDVKYPGCYKITTVFNLAQTVVLCVGCSTVLCQLTGGKTGLTEECSFKTVIRHC; encoded by the coding sequence ATGCCTTTGGCTAGAGATGTACTACATCTGTCCTtagaagaggagaagaaaaaacataaaaagaaatggctaGTTCAAAGTCCAAATTCCTATTTTATGGATGTAAAATATCCAGGTTGCTACAAGATCACCACGGTTTTCAACCTTGCTCAGACAGTGGTACTTTGCGTAGGTTGTTCAACAGTGTTGTGCCAGCTGACAGGAGGAAAGACTGGACTCACAGAAGAGTGTTCatttaaaacagtg